AGGAATGGCTTTATTTACTTTTCTTGTGAAGAAACATGAGGGAGAAGAGGATATTGACTATATGAAACTACCTTTATTAGCTGGGCTTGCTGCTATTCGAGCATTTCAGAAAATAAAAAAAGCAGAGTATCAATTTAAATGGACCAATGATATCTATTTACAAGGGAAGAAATTGGGAGGAATTTTAGTAGAAAGACGAGAAAATAATTTTTTAATTGGAATAGGATTAAATATTAACAATCAGATTCCTTTGGAAATTAAAAATATAGCCATTTCTTTACAAGAGCTAGGAAAACAGGAGTATTCTATTACTGAAATTGTTTTGGAAGTAGTAGAACAGTTCAAAATTCTTTGGAAAGAATATACAAATGGAAATTGGAAAGAGATTTTAACAGAAATTAATAGAATTAATTATTTACATGGGAAAAGAGTTGCTTTAAGAGCAGGCAATATTTTTGTAGAGGGAATTGCACAGAAGATTAATGATAAAGGGGAAATTGAGATTATATCTGGTGGGGAGATAAAAAGCTTTGCAATGGGAGAAGTAATTCGGGAACGGCTTATTTTTCCTCTAGAAGCCAATGTAGAAAGTTTTGCGAAAGCCTATATTTTAAAGGAAGCAAGCTATGATGTTATTATTTGCTTAGTTGGAGAATTTAATGAAGATTGGCAGGTAAAACTTGAAACCTTGCATTTGAAAGTAGAAAAAGATATAAGTCTAGAAGAAGTGAAGAAAAAATATCAGGCAAAATCTTTCTTGGATTTTCCAAATATTTTTCCTTTAGAGAATTATTCTGAAGAAAAAATTCAAAAAATTGCAAAAATGTTTGTTTAAGAATATATAAATGTGGTAGCATAGAAACAAGGAATTAAAATTTAGGGAGGAAACATGAGAGAGTTTATACACCAATTGAAGGAACAAGTATTAAATGGGTATTTAATAACAAGAGAAAATGCAGCAGAATTATTAAGCTTATCAATAGAAAAAGAGGAAGATTTGGAGGAATTGCTGAAAGCAGCTAATGAAATTCGTGAAAAATTTTGTGGGAACTTTTTTAACCTTTGTACTATTTTAAATGCAAAATCTGGAAGATGTTCAGAAAATTGTAAGTACTGTGCTCAGTCAGCTCATTTTAAGACAGCAGCAGAAATTTATCCTTTAGTAATGAAAGAAGAAGCTCTGGAAGCAGCAAAAGAGGTGGAAGCAGAAGGGGCTCACAGATTTTCTCTAGTAACAAGTGGAAGAGGTCTGAATGGCGGAGAAAAAGAATTAGACCAATTAGCCGAAATTTATCAATATTTACAAGAAAATACAGAATTAGATTTATGTGCCTCTCATGGAATTTGCAGTAAAGAGGCTCTGCAAAAATTGAAAGATGCAGGAGTAAAAACTTATCATCATAATTTGGAAAGTTCGAGAAGATTTTATGGAACAATTTGTACTTCTCATACTTTTGACGATAGAGTAAATACAATTAAATA
This genomic stretch from Fusobacterium sp. harbors:
- a CDS encoding biotin--[acetyl-CoA-carboxylase] ligase, whose translation is MALYQFDILDSTNEYMKEHREKFQDYDIVLAKNQTAGKGRRGNIWISTEGMALFTFLVKKHEGEEDIDYMKLPLLAGLAAIRAFQKIKKAEYQFKWTNDIYLQGKKLGGILVERRENNFLIGIGLNINNQIPLEIKNIAISLQELGKQEYSITEIVLEVVEQFKILWKEYTNGNWKEILTEINRINYLHGKRVALRAGNIFVEGIAQKINDKGEIEIISGGEIKSFAMGEVIRERLIFPLEANVESFAKAYILKEASYDVIICLVGEFNEDWQVKLETLHLKVEKDISLEEVKKKYQAKSFLDFPNIFPLENYSEEKIQKIAKMFV
- the bioB gene encoding biotin synthase BioB, which codes for MREFIHQLKEQVLNGYLITRENAAELLSLSIEKEEDLEELLKAANEIREKFCGNFFNLCTILNAKSGRCSENCKYCAQSAHFKTAAEIYPLVMKEEALEAAKEVEAEGAHRFSLVTSGRGLNGGEKELDQLAEIYQYLQENTELDLCASHGICSKEALQKLKDAGVKTYHHNLESSRRFYGTICTSHTFDDRVNTIKYAHEVGLQVCSGGIFGLGETEEDRIDMAFDLRELGVHSIPINILTPIPGTPLEDNEAVDPRELLKDIAIFRFILPKVSIRYAGGRVKLGKYAKLGLEGGVNSALTGNFLTTTGNTIESDKQMIKELGYEY